The following nucleotide sequence is from Corynebacterium hindlerae.
CCGACGCCGCCTTCATCAGCAGATCCATCTGGGTCGGCACCTTGTTGTCCTGCGCTTTTACCGCCTCAGAACGCAGGTGCACCAAAATATCCGGAATGTTGATCTTCACCGGGCACACGTCGTAACACGCACCGCACAAACTCGACGCAAACGGCAACGACGCATTCTCCGCCGACGTAATGCCGGTGAGCTGCGGAGACAAAATCGCCCCAATTGGGCCGGGGTACGTCGAACCATACGCGTGCCCGCCGGCGTGCTCGTACACCGGACACACATTCAGACACGCTGAACAGCGGATACAGCGCAGCGCGTCGCGGCCAACCTCGTCACTGAGCACCGCGGTGCGGCCATTATCCAGCAGCACAATGTGCACATTCTGCGGGCCGTCACCTGGGGTTACCCCAGTCCACATGGAGGTGTATGGGTTCATGCGCTCGCCTGTCGATGACCGTGGCAGCAACTGCAAGAACACCTCAAGATCCTCAAAGGTGGGGATGAGTTTTTCGATGCCCATCACCGTAATCAGTGTCTCCGGAAGCGTCAGACACATCCGGCCATTGCCCTCCGACTCCACCACGCTCAAAGTCCCGGTTTCCGCCACCCCGAAGTTCGCGCCAGATACGGCAACGGTGGTCTTGAGGAACTTCTCCCGCAGATGCGTGCGGGCAGCATCCGCCAGATCGCTTGGATCCGAGGTCAACGACTCATCCGTCTCTGGCATTTCCTGCAAGAAAATATCCCGGATCTCATGCCGGTTCCGGTGGATAGCAGGCACCAAAATGTGCGACGGTTTATCCTTGCCTAGCTGCACAATCAGCTCCGCAAGGTCCGTTTCCGTCGCGTGGATCCCCTGCGTCTCCAGGTGTGCATCCAGGCCGATCTCCTGGGTGGCCATGGACTTAACCTTGATAACCTCCGTCGACCCAGTCTCCTGAATCAGCTCAGTGACAATCCGGTTCGCCTCCGCAGCGTCACGCGCCCAGTGCACCTTACCGCCACGAGCCGTGAAGTTACGCTCGAACTCCTCCAACAGTGCAGGTAGCTGCGCGGCCACCCGCCGTTTGATCGCCTCACCAGCGTTGCGCAGTTCCTCCCAGTCCGGCAGTTCCGCCGTTACCGCCGATCGCTTGGCACGGATGGTGTGCGTGGCGTGGTGAATGTTCGCACGCATCTGCTCGTTACGCAGCTGCTCTTTCGCTGCCTTCGGGAACGGGATATCCGCGTGCACATTTCCCTGCCCATAGGCTGGGCGGGGGCGTGGCATTCCAAGGTTCGTTGTCATCACTTCGCTCCTACTGGAATAGAAAGTTGCACGTCGCCGGTGATATCCAGTGGGTTCGTGCGGGTGGCGGCCAGAATTTCGGCAAAGTGCACGGTCTGGATGTCCTCGCCTCGTTTGTGGGCCGCGCCCCCGATGTGGAGCAGGCAGGCGGCGTCACCGCCGGTGCATAGTTTCGCGCCGGAGGCAGCGATGTTGCCGAGCTTTTGTTCCACCATGGCGCCCGAAACGTCCGAGTTCTTCAACGAGAACGTGCCGCCGAAACCGCAGCATTCATCGGAATCCGGCAGCTCACGGAAGTCAATCCCCTCGACCGTGCGTAGCAGGCTGGGCTGGCGATCGTCCAACCGCAGAAGCCGCTTGCCGTGACAAGACGGGTGGTAGGTGACGGTGTGTGGGAAGTAGGACCCAAGTTGGGACGTGGCGTTGGTGACACCGAGGACGTCGATAAGCAGCTGCGATAGCTCGTAGGTGCGTGCGGCGACGTCCTCCGCTTCCCGCGCGAGCTGTTCCTCACCAGCGGCGCGGGCGACCATCGGTTGCTGGTGGCCGAGCGAGGCGACGCAGGAACCGGACGGGGCAACGGCGTAGTCGAAGCTTTCCGACGAAAACGCCTGCACATGATTGCGAACCACCGGGAGTGCCTCGTCCAGATATCCGCTGTTGACGTGCATTTGGGAGCAACATCCTTGGCCCGCTGGGTACACCACCTGGTGCCCGAGGCGTTCCAGGATGCGGACGGTGGCTAAGGCGACTCTCGGATACATCGCGTCAACGATGCACGTGGAAAAGAGTGCGATTTTCAATGGGTCCTCCGGGGGTGAGTGCGGTTATTTTTTCAACAACCTTTGTGGTCAGACCATAGTAGAACGGTGAGGTAAATCACGCAAATGGCAAAAATATTCCTGACACCACTTGACGAACGTGACCCGCAACACATATTCTCCTGTGGACTGACCACACAGGTTGGCTGTGAGTTGTAAGCGCGAGCGCCTTATCGACGACCATCCCCTAGTCGCTCGTTGCCCCCACTTGCCTTCTCCTGCCATCCAAAACAGCAGGTGAACGCCTATCGGAAAGGACTTTTATGGACAATCTCGCTGTCCTGAGCAGCCTGGCATTGCTGCCACTGGTGCTCGTCGGTGTGCTCCTCGCCGGCCTCCATTGGTCGGCTAAACGCGCGATGCCCGTCGGGTACGTGGCTGCCGTCATCGTCGCAATGAGCGTGTGGAAAATGACGCCGATCGGCATTATCGGCGCCACCATTGAAGGCATCATCGTCGCCATCACCATGCTTTATGTGGTGTTCGGCGCCCTGCTGCTGCTCTCCACCCTCACCATCGGCGGCGCAATGACCACCATCCGCGCCGGCTTCAACGGCATCTCGGAAGACCGTCGCATCCAAGCGATCATCATCGGCTGGCTCTTCGGCTCCTTCATCGAAGGCGTCTCCGGCTACGGCACCACCGCAGCCGTTGTGGCCCCACTGCTGCTGGCCATTGGATTCCCGGCAATGGCTGCCGTTATGGTCGGCCTCGTCGTCCAATCCACCCCGGTGAGCTTCGGCGCCGTGGGTACCCCCATCCTGGTCGGCGTCAGCGGTGGCCTCGGCGGAGACTCCGCAGTGGCAGAACGCGCCGCGGCACTGGGACTCACCATGCCCGACTTCCTCGCCCACATCGGTTTCCACGTTGCCGCCATCCACACTATTGTTGGCATCCTCATTCCGCTGTTCATCGTCACCATGCTCACCGGATTCTTCGGACCGGAGCGCAGGTTCCGCGACGGCCTGGAAGTCTGGCCGTTCGCCATCTACGCATCACTGGCCATGACCATTCCATACGTCCTGGTAGCCCGCTTCCTCGGACCTGAATTCCCAGCACTGTTCGGTGGCATCTTCGGCATGACACTGGTCATGTACACCACCAAGCGCGGTTTCCTCGTCCCCAAAACCACCTTCCGCTTTGGTCCCCGCTCCGGCTGGGAAGCACACTGGATGGGAACCATCGAACCAGCAGAAGTATCCGAAGAAGCGCCACGCATCACCCGCGCCCGCGCCTGGGCCCCCTACATCCTGATGGCAACGTTGCTGGTAGCGTCCCGCGTCATCGGGCCTCTGAAGGAATGGCTGGTCGGCCTAGCCATCCCATTCAAGGACATCCTCGGTACCGGCATCTCCACCTCCATCCAGCCGTTCTATCTCCCAGGCTTCGTCCTCATCCTCACCTCCGTGGTGGCCTTCTACCTGCAAGGAATGAACAAAGCCCAGATCAAGGAAGCGTTCTCCCTGTCCGGCAAGCAGATCGCCGGCACCGCAGCCTCCCTGATGTTCGCCGTCCCACTCGTGCGCGTGCTCATCCAATCCGGCCCATCGCTCAACGAATCCGGCCTCGCCTCCATGCCAGTGACCATGGCGCAAGCAGCAGCCGCCATCTCCGGCATGTCCTGGCCAGCGATCGCCCCGTGGATCGGTGCGCTCGGAGCCTTCATTGCAGGATCCAACACCGTCTCCAACCTGACGTTCTCCCAGTTCCAGTTCTCAACCGGCGTCGCCATCGGCCTCGACCGCCCAGAACTGATCGTGGCAGCGCAAGCCGTTGGTGGCGCGGGTGGAAACCCCATCGCGATCCACAACATTGTCGCAGCCTCCGCCACGGTCGGCCTGCTCGGACGCGAAGGTGCACTGCTCCGTCAAACCATCTGGGTTACCATTTACTACTGCCTGGCAGGTGGCGCAATTGCCTGCCTCTTCGTCACAGGCTGGGGCCTCAACCTGGGCACCATCATGGCCACACTTATCGTCATTGGGCTCATGATCGTTGCCAGAAAGCTCTGGCACGCTCCAGCTCGACAACCACAAGAGCAGCCGGAAAAGGTTCCAGTTTCGCCTTAACTAAATGTGCAGTAGTTATAGAATGAACTGCTGCACATTTCCCATGTTAAGGAGCTTCATATGTCGCCGGTCCAGCCCCGGGTCTACACCGTCATTCTCGAATGGTTGGAAGAAAAACTCCGCTCCGGCGACATCAGCATCGGCGACAAACTCCCCGCCGAGCGCCAGCTCGCGGAAGACTTTGGGATCTCCCGGGCGTCGGTACGCGAGGCAATCCGCGTCCTCGACGCCATGGGCCTCGTCCGATCAGGCACCGGCTCCGGCCCCAACGCGGGCGCCCTCGTCATCTCCGAGCCTTCCTCCGCGCTGGCCTGGGCCCTGCGCATGCACGTGGCGACCCGCTCGCTACCGGTCAAAGACATCGTCCACACCCGTGTCCTCCTCGAATCCCAAGCAGCACTCGAAGCCGCACACGGCCCAGAAACCCCAGAACGCGCCCACACCCTCGCAGAAGCCCGTCAGCTCCTCGACCTCATGGACGACCCCGACCTACCAAGCGACACCTTCCACGAACACGACGCCCACTTCCACATCCTGCTCACCTCCCTAGCAGGAAACATCGTCGTAGAAACCATCATGGACTCGCTACGCCAAGCAACCATCGGATACGTCGCAGAAATGGTCGCACACCTGCCCAGCTGGGCCGACACTCGCGACCAACTACAAATCCAACACCGCGACATCCTCGCAGCAGTCGAAGACCGCGACGGAGAACGTGCCAGCGAAGCACTCCGCCACCACATCGAATGGTTCTATAGCCTGCGGCGGGAGTTGTAGGGGCGGGGTTTTGCGATGCCCCCAAGATTAGGGGCAGTGTTCGCGTTCTCCCCGACATTACTCTCCCGAAGTTCGGGCTGGTGAGAGCATTTTCAGACCAACCTCGGGGGCGTAATGTCGGGGTCAAGTGCGCTGAGCACACAGCCTCGAGTTTGCTGGGGCACGTGTGAGGTTGAAGCGTCACGAGGGATTTACGTGACTATTGCGCTCGCACATATCGGTAGAAGAGTCAGTGTTCGCGTTCTCCCCGACATTACCCTCCCGAAGTTCGGGCTGGTGAGAGCATTTTTAGACCAACCTCGGGGGCGTAATGTCGGGGCCAACGCTCCAACCCACCAACCTCGGGTTTGCTGGGCCCATCAAGCCAACGCGAACCCCGCTTTCTAGTGCAGGCTTTTTCCTTCGATACCTTTCGGCACCATGAGCACAGCTATGAGGGATAGCAGGGAGATGAAGGCGATGTAACCGCCAATTGCCAGGGATGATCCGGTTTTGTTGAGCAGCATTTGCGCGATCATCGGGGCGAAGGCACCGCCGAAGATGGAGCCGATGGCGTAGGAGATTGATACGCCGGACAGTCGGATTCGGGCTGGGAACATCTCGGCGTAGAGTGCGGATTGTGGCCCGTAGGTTGCACCCAGTAGGAGGCCGAGGATGAGGGCGGCGACACCGAAGAGGTAGATGTTGCGGGTGTCGATGAGCAGCCACATGGGGATGGCGTACACAATCATGGCGACGTAGGCCCAGGCAAAGGTGCGGACTTTGCCGAATTGATCGCCCCAGAGTCCGGACCAGATGGTGCCGATGAGCCAGGTGACGGATCCCAGCAGTGATACGAGGAGAACTTGGGATTTTGGTAGTCCGAGGACTTTGGTGCCGTAGGAGTTGAAGAACGCGATGGCGAGGTATCCGGCAGCGTTGCAGCCTGCGAAGATGAAGGCCGCGATGAATACGTCTTTGGTGTGGTTCTTGAACAGCACTCCCACTGGGGCGCTGGATTCCTTTTGCAGCTGCTGAAGTTCAGCGAAAACTGGGGACTCCTCGACCATTTTGCGGATGAAGTAGCCGACTGCAATCAGGACGAGTGAGGAGAGGAACGGAATGCGCCAGCCCCAGGCGTTGAATTGTTCGTCGGTGGTGAGTCGGGTGAGAGCCAGCATGAACACGGTGGCAAGGAACATACCTGCTGGCACGCCGATTTGCGGGTAGGAACCGAAGTAGGAGCGACGATTGACCGGCGCGTGTTCCACGGCGAGCAGCGCGGCGCCGCCCCATTCGCCGCCTGCAGAAAGGCCCTGAATAATGCGGAGCAGCACGAGGATGAGCGGAGCTGCGATGCCGATGGTGGCGTAGTTCGGGAGCAGGCCCATTGCGACGGTTGCCCCACCCATACCGAATAGTGTCAAGACCAGCACTAGTTTACGACCAAAGCGGTCTCCGAGGTGACCGGCGATGATGGCGCCGAGTGGGCGGAAGAGGAAGGAAATTCCAATCGATGCCCAGGACACAATTTGTGCCAGTGCTGGGGAGGAGTTCGATGCCGGGTTGAAGTATTGGGCAGCGAACACCAGGCCAGCTGCCTGCGCGTAGATGAAGAAGTCGAACCATTCGATGGTGGTGCCGACCATCGAGCCTGCGAGCACACGGCGGTGTTCCGTGGTTAATGGGGCAGGCGTCGTTTCCGTGGTTGCAGTGGTCATGGGAGGCTCTCTTAGCTCTTAGGCCGGTTATCAACAAGGCGCTTGGCCTTGCCTTCACCGGTGTCAACGTGATCGCGAACCTCAACGCCAACGGTGATGCCGATGCGGTTTTTGATCTGTTTCTGCAGGTGGTGTCCTGCATTGTCGCGCTCGCTCTGGGAGAAATCTGGGTGGCCTTCCACCAGGATCGTCAGGGTGTCCATGCGCCCCTTACGGTCGAGCACACACTGGTATTTGGTTTTCAGTGCAGCTTCTTCGACGATCAGTTCCTCAAACTGCGATGGGAAGCAGTTCACCCCGCGCAGGATGATCATGTCGTCGTTACGCGCGCTGATGCGTTCGAGTCGTCGCATGGAGCGTGCGGTGCCGGGAAGCAGGCGGGTGAGGTCGTGGGTGCGGTAGCGGATGACCGGGAACGCTTCCTTTGTGAGCGGGGTGATGACAAGTTCGCCGAACTCCCCGTCGGGAACTGGCTGCAAGGTTTCCGGATCCACGATCTCTGGGTAGAAGTGGTCTTCCCAGATGGTGAGGCCATCCTTGGTCTCGACACACTCCTGCGCGACGCCTGGGCCCATGACTTCGGAGAGCCCGTAGATGTCTGTGGCATCGATTCCGAGGGCTTGTTCCAGCTCACCGCGCATGCCTTCGGTCCAAGGCTCGGCGCCGAAAATTCCGGTGCGCAGCGAGGTTTCTGCCGGGTCCATGCCTTCCTCACGCATGCGGTCAACCACATTGAGCATGTAGGACGGGGTGGCCAGGATAGCGTCCGGTTTGAAATCGCGGATGATCTGCACCTGGCGTTCGGTCATGCCGCCGGAGGTAGGGATGGCGGTAGCGCCAAGCTTCTCGACGCCGTAGTGCGCACCCAAACCGCCCGTGAAAAGCCCGTACCCGAAGGCCACCTGGACCTTGTCCCCTGGCCGAACGCCTCCTGCACGCAGGGATCGAGCCACCAAGTCGGCCCAAATTTCGATGTCATTGCGCGTGTATCCCACGACGGTCGGCAGGCCCGTGGTGCCGGACGATGCGTGGATGCGGGCGATCTGGTGATCCCCCACCGCAAACATTCCGAAGGGGTATTCGGCGCGCAGGTCCTTTTTCTCAGTGAAGGGGAACTTAGCCAAGTCGGACAGCTCTTTGAAGTCGTCCGGGTGCACGCCCATTTCGTCGAACACGCGGCGGTAGTGCGGAACGTTGAAGTAGGCGTGACGGATAGTGTTCTTCGCACGGGCGGTTTGCAGTGCGGTGATCTCATCGCGGGAGGCAAATTCGATCCCTGTTTCAGGACCGTGATGAGTGGACATGATGTCGTATACAGAAGTCACGTGTGAATCCAACTTTCTTATCGAACCGGACTTTACTGACCGATCGTTCAGCTAATGTGTGACTCACACTACAACAAAGCAGGTGACCTACGCCACCTTTTTTGCAAAACTTTGCCGGATTTTTGTTAGTGATGTTTCAGGCGCTAAAGCTGCAAACCTAAGAACGCCATCGTTTCCACGATGTCGGCAACCTCATCTTGATCCAAGGCACCCTCAGGCGAGTACCACTCAACCAGCGAATTAATCATGCCAAACAACAAGCGTCCAGCCACATTGGGCGCCACATCCGGATCGAGCGCCCCCTCCTCCTGCGCAGCGGAAACGAGGCCGACCAGATAGTTGGTAAATTCACGCCGTCGTGCCAACGCCTCCAATTCCACCTCGGAGTTGCCCCGCAACCGGAGCAGCAGCGTGACATATTCCGGCTCCCGGCACAGCGCCAGCGTGGTGCCACGCACCAACAGCCGAAGCCTCTCCAGTGCCGGACCTGGCAGTTCTTCTACCTCCGCGACCAGGTCATCAAGCAGGCTGAGCGCCCGGTCGGTGGCATACTTCAACAATTCTTCCTTCGAGGAAATGTGATGATAGATCGCAGACTTGGAGAGGCCGAGGACCTTGGCCAGGTCGCCCATACTGGTTGCTTCGTAGCCACGCGCATTGAATTCCTGCACCGCAATACGCATAACATCATCGCGACTATAACCGGGCCGACCTTGCTTTACTTGACGCCGTACTTGACTTCCCACAACCGTCAACGATACCCATTCCGAACGATCGTTCAGAAACTTGGTGACGCGCACCACATTTTGTGCTTAGCTGGTGGCCATGAATCATCCAATCCTTGCCCCCGGAGTTGCGACGGGCCCCGAATTTGAGCATGTTCGAACGATGTTCGCTGACGATCCGGCCACCACCGATCTTGGCGCGGCCATCACACATCTAGCGGTCGGCGAATGCGATGGACACTTCACAGTCCAGCACAAACACTGCAACGGCCATGGCACTGTCCAAGGCGGCATTCTCTTCACTTTCGCCGATTCCCTGTTCGCTGGCGCCTGCAATGCCGCAGGTGAGACTGCTGTGGCGACCCACAATTCAATCCACTACATCGCCCCCGCCTTTGAAGGGCAGCGCATCGACGGCCATGCCCGTACCGTGCAGTCGTGGGGTCGCAATGGCTTCGTGGATGTCACACTCACCTGCGAGGGGAAGCCGGTCGCGGAATTTCGAGGGACATTCCGGGTGTTACCGGGCCGGCCAGAGAAGCGATAACCCACAATTCCAGTAACCCCGATCACATTTCTACTTGATCCAAGTCACATCTCCCCATATACTGACCGAACGATCAGTAATTAACTGAGGAGATGCCATGACCCCTGAAGAACACTTCGATAACCTCATCGCAGAAGATTCCCGGATCGAACCCACCGACTGGATGCCGGAGGGCTACCGAAAAACGCTGACCCGCCAGATCAGCCAACACGCCCACTCCGAAATCATCGGTATGCAGCCAGAAGCCAACTGGATCACCCGCGCCCCAAGCCTCAAGCGCAAGGCGATCCTCATGGCAAAGGTCCAGGATGAAGCCGGCCATGGTCTTTACCTGTACTCTGCTGCGGAGACACTCGGCACCGACCGCGACACCCTCGTGGATCAACTGCTCGAAGGCAAAGCCAAGTACTCCTCGATCTTCAACTACCCGGCGCGCACCTGGGCAGATGTCGGCGCCATCGGCTGGCTTGTCGACGGCGCAGCGATCTGCAATCAGGTCCCGCTGTGTCGCTGCTCCTACGGACCTTATGGCCGTGCCATGGTGCGCGTGTGCAAGGAGGAATCCTTCCACCAGCGCCAAGGCTGGGAGATCCTGTACGAGCTCGCCCACGGCACCCCGGAGCAGAAGCAGATGGCACAGGAGGCGATCAACCGATTCTATGGCCCGGCCCTACAGATGTTCGGCCCACCGGATGACGATTCGCCGAACTCCAAGCAGTCCATGGCGTGGAACATCAAGCGTTTTTCCAATGATGAACTGCGACAACGCTTCGTGGACATGATCGTGCCACAGGCCGAGGCCTTGGGTCTGCACTTCGAAGATCCCGACTTGAAGTGGAACGAAGAACGCGGTCACTACGACTTCGGCGCGCTGGACTGGGACGAGTTTTTCGGCGTCATCAAGGGCGATGGCCCGTGCAATGAGCAGCGGATGCAGCGGCGTCGAGAAGCCTTTGAGCAGGGCGCTTGGGTGCGGGAAGCCGCGGCCGCCTACGCCGAAAAGTACGAGTCCAACGACACCTCTCTGATTGCGTAAAGGAAAAGCACATGTCTAACAACTGGCCACTGTGGGAAGTTTTTGTCCGCACCAACCGCGGTCTTTCTCACGTCCACGCTGGGTCGTTGCACGCCCCAGATGCCACGATGGCGCTGCGCAACGCGCGTGACCTGTACACACGTCGCAATGAAGGCACCTCCGTGTGGGTTGTTCCTGCCGAGGCTATCACCGCGTCTGACCCGGATTCCAAGGGCGGATTTTTCGAATCCGCACAGGGCAAGAGCTTCCGCCACGCCACCTACTACACCAAGTCTGAAGGGGTGAAGCACCTGTGAGCATCACGACGACCGACTCCGCCACCCGCCAGTCCATGGGCGACGCCATCACCGCGGAGGACATTCAAAACTCTGGTGTGACCGCCCCCGAGAAGGTCGCCGAGTACGCACTCACCTTGGGTGACGACGCCCTCATCCTGGCCCAGCGCCTCGGCTGGTGGGTCTCCCGCGCCCCAGAAATGGAAGAAGATATCGCCCTAGCAAACATTGCCCTCGACCTGCTGGGGCACGCCCGCTTCCTCCTGTCCTACGCTGGCACCGCCTGGGGCAAGACCGAAGACGACCTCGCCTACTTCCGTAACGAGGAAGAGTTCCGTTCCTGCCGCTTGGTAGAGCAGGAAAATGGCGACTTTGCGCACACTATCGCCCGCCAGCTGCTGTTTTCCTACTACGCCCACGGGCTGTACACCGCTCTGCTGGAATCCCAGGATGACACCCTCAAGGCGATCGCGGCGAAGGCCCTCAAGGAAATTGAGTACCACGTGGACCACGCCTCCCAATGGTTGCTGCGGCTGGGGCTAGGTACTGAGGAATCCCACACTCGCATGCAAAAAGGTCTGGACCACATGTGGCCCTACCTGGCGGAACTTTTTGAAGACCAGCCGATCCACTCAGAACTCGAGGGCATCGCGGTGAAGCCATCCACCCTGAAGGCCGAGTTTGACGAACGGATCGCGTGGATCATCGACAAGGCAGGCCTGGAACTCCCGCAGGCCAAGCAGGCCCGCTCCGGGCACCGCACGGGAATGTTCTCCGAAGAACGCGGCTATATTCTCGCCGAAATGCAGGTGCTCGCCCGCCAGCACCCAGGCGCCACCTGGTAGCGAGGTCATCATGCACGAGCTCAGGCCCACCACGGAACGTGAAGCGCAGCTGTGGGATGCTGCCGCCACAGTACCCGACCCGGAAATCCCGGTTATTTCGATCGCTGACCTTGGGATTTTGCGTGGGGTGCGGTTTGACGGGGAACAACCGGTCATCACAATCACCCCAACCTATTCCGGATGCCCCGCTATGGAAACTATCTCCACAGATGTCAAAACCGCAGTGGAGCAAGCAGGGTTTCCTCGCCCCAGCATTGATCTCGTGCTCCACCCCGCGTGGACGACCGATTGGATGACGGAAACCGGCAAGCAACAGCTAGAGGAATATGGCATCGCACCACCGCGTCGTGAAGCACGCAGTAGCGGCCCTATCCCCCTTACCCTCAGCGCCCCGGTGACCTGCCCACGCTGCAAGTCGCGCAATACCTACAAACTCAGCCACTTCGGCTCCACGTCCTGCAAAGCGCTCTACAGCTGCCGGGACTGCCACGAGCCATTCGACTACTTTAAGGTGCACTAATGAACAAGAAGGTGTCATTCAACCCGCTACCGGTCTCCGGGATTCGCCGCCTCACCGACGACGCCGTGGAGGTATCCTTCGAGGTCCCAGCTGAGCTCGCCGACGACTACAACTACATCCCCGGCCAGTACGTAGCGCTCCGCAAAGACATCGACGGCCAGGAAGTGCGCCGCTCGTACTCCATCTGTGCAGTGCCCGAGCGCTTACCGACGGGCGC
It contains:
- the paaD gene encoding 1,2-phenylacetyl-CoA epoxidase subunit PaaD — encoded protein: MHELRPTTEREAQLWDAAATVPDPEIPVISIADLGILRGVRFDGEQPVITITPTYSGCPAMETISTDVKTAVEQAGFPRPSIDLVLHPAWTTDWMTETGKQQLEEYGIAPPRREARSSGPIPLTLSAPVTCPRCKSRNTYKLSHFGSTSCKALYSCRDCHEPFDYFKVH
- the paaC gene encoding 1,2-phenylacetyl-CoA epoxidase subunit PaaC, whose amino-acid sequence is MSITTTDSATRQSMGDAITAEDIQNSGVTAPEKVAEYALTLGDDALILAQRLGWWVSRAPEMEEDIALANIALDLLGHARFLLSYAGTAWGKTEDDLAYFRNEEEFRSCRLVEQENGDFAHTIARQLLFSYYAHGLYTALLESQDDTLKAIAAKALKEIEYHVDHASQWLLRLGLGTEESHTRMQKGLDHMWPYLAELFEDQPIHSELEGIAVKPSTLKAEFDERIAWIIDKAGLELPQAKQARSGHRTGMFSEERGYILAEMQVLARQHPGATW